From the Mustelus asterias chromosome 14, sMusAst1.hap1.1, whole genome shotgun sequence genome, one window contains:
- the LOC144504076 gene encoding gamma-crystallin S-1-like isoform X3 encodes MGKIIFYEDRNFQGRHYECSSDCADLSPFFSRCNSVRVDSDWWVMYERPNYMGYQYVLSRGDYPDYQRWMGFNDSIGSCRSYPYVSGNYRMRIYERPDFGGQMMEFMDDCPSVYDRFRYRDIHSCHVMDGYWTFYEHPNYRGRQYFMRPGEYRRYSDWGGYNSTIGSFRRMRDF; translated from the exons ATGGGAAAG ATTATCTTTTACGAGGACAGGAACTTCCAGGGTCGGCACTATGAGTGCAGCAGTGACTGTGCTGACCTGTCCCCTTTCTTCAGTCGCTGTAACTCTGTccgtgtggacagtgactggtgGGTGATGTATGAGAGACCCAATTACATGGGATACCAGTATGTTCTGAGCAGGGGAGATTATCCTGACTACCAGCGCTGGATGGGATTCAATGACAGCATCGGCTCGTGTCGCTCCTACCCATACGTAA GTGGAAACTACAGAATGAGGATTTACGAGAGGCCTGACTTTGGGggacagatgatggaattcaTGGATGACTGTCCCTCTGTCTACGATCGTTTCCGTTACCGTGACATTCACTCCTGCCATGTGATGGACGGTTACTGGACCTTCTATGAACATCCCAACTACAGAGGCCGACAGTACTTCATGAGACCCGGTGAATACAGGAGATACAGTGACTGGGGCGGCTACAACTCAACTATTGGATCCTTCAGGCGCATGAGAGATTTCTAG
- the LOC144504076 gene encoding gamma-crystallin S-1-like isoform X2 has translation MGKIIFYEDRNFQGRHYECSSDCADLSPFFSRCNSVRVDSDWWVMYERPNYMGYQYVLSRGDYPDYQRWMGFNDSIGSCRSYPYYRGGNYRMRIYERPDFGGQMMEFMDDCPSVYDRFRYRDIHSCHVMDGYWTFYEHPNYRGRQYFMRPGEYRRYSDWGGYNSTIGSFRRMRDF, from the exons ATGGGAAAG ATTATCTTTTACGAGGACAGGAACTTCCAGGGTCGGCACTATGAGTGCAGCAGTGACTGTGCTGACCTGTCCCCTTTCTTCAGTCGCTGTAACTCTGTccgtgtggacagtgactggtgGGTGATGTATGAGAGACCCAATTACATGGGATACCAGTATGTTCTGAGCAGGGGAGATTATCCTGACTACCAGCGCTGGATGGGATTCAATGACAGCATCGGCTCGTGTCGCTCCTACCCATAC TACCGAGGTGGAAACTACAGAATGAGGATTTACGAGAGGCCTGACTTTGGGggacagatgatggaattcaTGGATGACTGTCCCTCTGTCTACGATCGTTTCCGTTACCGTGACATTCACTCCTGCCATGTGATGGACGGTTACTGGACCTTCTATGAACATCCCAACTACAGAGGCCGACAGTACTTCATGAGACCCGGTGAATACAGGAGATACAGTGACTGGGGCGGCTACAACTCAACTATTGGATCCTTCAGGCGCATGAGAGATTTCTAG
- the LOC144504076 gene encoding gamma-crystallin S-1-like isoform X1, giving the protein MGKVKSSIIFYEDRNFQGRHYECSSDCADLSPFFSRCNSVRVDSDWWVMYERPNYMGYQYVLSRGDYPDYQRWMGFNDSIGSCRSYPYYRGGNYRMRIYERPDFGGQMMEFMDDCPSVYDRFRYRDIHSCHVMDGYWTFYEHPNYRGRQYFMRPGEYRRYSDWGGYNSTIGSFRRMRDF; this is encoded by the exons ATGGGAAAGGTGAAAAGCAGT ATTATCTTTTACGAGGACAGGAACTTCCAGGGTCGGCACTATGAGTGCAGCAGTGACTGTGCTGACCTGTCCCCTTTCTTCAGTCGCTGTAACTCTGTccgtgtggacagtgactggtgGGTGATGTATGAGAGACCCAATTACATGGGATACCAGTATGTTCTGAGCAGGGGAGATTATCCTGACTACCAGCGCTGGATGGGATTCAATGACAGCATCGGCTCGTGTCGCTCCTACCCATAC TACCGAGGTGGAAACTACAGAATGAGGATTTACGAGAGGCCTGACTTTGGGggacagatgatggaattcaTGGATGACTGTCCCTCTGTCTACGATCGTTTCCGTTACCGTGACATTCACTCCTGCCATGTGATGGACGGTTACTGGACCTTCTATGAACATCCCAACTACAGAGGCCGACAGTACTTCATGAGACCCGGTGAATACAGGAGATACAGTGACTGGGGCGGCTACAACTCAACTATTGGATCCTTCAGGCGCATGAGAGATTTCTAG